A single Dreissena polymorpha isolate Duluth1 chromosome 14, UMN_Dpol_1.0, whole genome shotgun sequence DNA region contains:
- the LOC127857993 gene encoding uncharacterized protein LOC127857993 isoform X2, translating to MSEWFQHFDKNDDKKLDKDELKRVFHALCWVVTDEEFEKIFATADLDANGYIDYDEYLHLLSTFRKDPATERLELIEAFRHFDKDRSGTIEKSELRRFLLSKDMAFNSGDHRLLDKLLSKVDTNGDGKIDIEEFVTMMMEKPDMAKLKKF from the exons ATGAGCGAGTGGTTCCAGCACTTCGACAAGAATGACGACAAAAAGCTGGACAAAGACGAATTAAAGCGGGTGTTTCACGCACTCTGCTGGGTGGTCACGGACGAGGAATTCGAGAAAATATTCGCGACAGCTGATCTAGATG CCAACGGTTACATTGATTATGACGAATATTTACATCTCTTGAGCACGTTTCGGAAAGACCCAGCGACGGAACGCCTTGAACTTATAGAAGCATTCAG ACATTTTGACAAGGACCGAAGTGGCACCATAGAGAAATCGGAACTGAGACGATTTCTTCTGAGCAAGGACATGGCATTCAATTCCGGCGATCATAGGCTTCTGGATAAACTGTTGTCAAAGGTGGACACAAACGGAGACGGAAAGATTGATATTGAAG AATTCGTCACTATGATGATGGAAAAACCCGATATGGCAAAGTTGAAGAAATTTTGA
- the LOC127857993 gene encoding uncharacterized protein LOC127857993 isoform X1: MSANNRPELSQSDVDEMSEWFQHFDKNDDKKLDKDELKRVFHALCWVVTDEEFEKIFATADLDANGYIDYDEYLHLLSTFRKDPATERLELIEAFRHFDKDRSGTIEKSELRRFLLSKDMAFNSGDHRLLDKLLSKVDTNGDGKIDIEEFVTMMMEKPDMAKLKKF, from the exons ATGTCTGCGAATAATAGGCCTGAATTATCGCAGTCGGATGTGGATG AAATGAGCGAGTGGTTCCAGCACTTCGACAAGAATGACGACAAAAAGCTGGACAAAGACGAATTAAAGCGGGTGTTTCACGCACTCTGCTGGGTGGTCACGGACGAGGAATTCGAGAAAATATTCGCGACAGCTGATCTAGATG CCAACGGTTACATTGATTATGACGAATATTTACATCTCTTGAGCACGTTTCGGAAAGACCCAGCGACGGAACGCCTTGAACTTATAGAAGCATTCAG ACATTTTGACAAGGACCGAAGTGGCACCATAGAGAAATCGGAACTGAGACGATTTCTTCTGAGCAAGGACATGGCATTCAATTCCGGCGATCATAGGCTTCTGGATAAACTGTTGTCAAAGGTGGACACAAACGGAGACGGAAAGATTGATATTGAAG AATTCGTCACTATGATGATGGAAAAACCCGATATGGCAAAGTTGAAGAAATTTTGA